In Staphylococcus lloydii, the following proteins share a genomic window:
- a CDS encoding sulfite exporter TauE/SafE family protein: MSITLITLILLAIFLGAFIRTYFGFGEALISMPLLALIGLDIKSAISIIGLAGLTVAMFNILSELKHIKYKILSLMLCSSIIGIPIGIYILHHFNTTIIQIILALFLFLYGIYAFGKRQFFNNNRKLTLQSPYWSTIAGMISGILGSLYNSHGVPIVIYATLSKWPIKTFKSTLQAHFLLTAIFVVIGQASGNVWTDKTIPIYLMSLPLLLLATIIGRYLTIKTPAHHFEKWVYLLIAMLGLLLLLSI; this comes from the coding sequence ATGTCTATAACTTTAATTACTTTGATATTACTCGCTATCTTTCTAGGCGCATTTATACGTACTTACTTTGGCTTTGGCGAAGCGCTAATCAGTATGCCTTTATTAGCACTAATCGGGTTAGATATTAAAAGCGCTATATCGATTATAGGTTTAGCTGGTTTAACCGTTGCGATGTTTAATATTTTATCTGAGTTAAAACATATAAAGTACAAAATTTTAAGTTTAATGTTATGCAGCAGTATCATCGGCATCCCAATTGGTATATATATCTTGCATCATTTTAATACGACGATAATCCAAATCATATTAGCACTCTTTTTATTTTTATATGGCATTTATGCTTTTGGCAAAAGACAATTCTTTAACAACAATCGAAAACTCACGTTGCAATCACCTTATTGGAGTACAATTGCTGGTATGATTTCAGGTATTTTAGGGAGTTTATATAATTCTCATGGCGTGCCTATAGTCATCTATGCAACACTAAGCAAGTGGCCTATTAAAACATTTAAAAGTACCTTGCAAGCACATTTCCTACTTACCGCTATTTTCGTAGTTATCGGTCAAGCATCTGGTAATGTATGGACAGATAAGACTATACCTATTTATTTAATGTCATTACCGTTGTTACTGCTCGCCACAATAATTGGCAGATACTTAACAATTAAAACACCAGCACATCATTTTGAAAAGTGGGTTTATTTACTTATCGCTATGTTGGGTTTATTACTACTATTGTCAATTTAA
- a CDS encoding VOC family protein, producing MTALFPYLAFDNTKEAIAYYEEVFGATDVKRLPVDSQQASNFGISEDEADNATMHSDFKIAGTTILASDSFGKPSSINESISLLIDYDINNEADVKEVEALYDRVKDHHTINVEMPLEEQFWGGKMGAFTDKYNVRWMLHGQDYTKL from the coding sequence ATGACAGCATTATTTCCATATTTAGCATTTGATAACACAAAAGAAGCAATTGCATATTATGAAGAAGTTTTTGGGGCTACTGATGTAAAACGCTTGCCAGTAGATTCACAACAAGCAAGCAATTTCGGCATATCAGAAGACGAGGCTGATAATGCAACGATGCATTCAGATTTTAAAATTGCAGGTACAACGATATTAGCTTCCGATTCTTTCGGCAAGCCTTCGTCAATTAATGAATCAATTTCGTTGTTGATTGATTATGATATTAATAACGAAGCGGATGTAAAAGAAGTCGAAGCATTATATGACCGTGTAAAAGATCACCATACTATTAACGTAGAAATGCCATTGGAAGAACAATTTTGGGGTGGCAAAATGGGGGCATTTACTGATAAATATAATGTGAGATGGATGTTGCATGGTCAAGACTATACAAAATTATAA
- a CDS encoding TrkH family potassium uptake protein, which translates to MSKINKPLYFYLMLFISTTFIGALLLFLPCTGKKPIGFIDALFIASSAFTVTGLSPTDIGTQFNVLGQTVILLLIQIGGLGIVTVTMLTLIFLNKKISIRNRFLIMVTWSIDDPGGIVKLIKHLAIYTLITEFISSLCLCLSFIPKFGISKGIFVSVFTAISAFNNAGFALFKNNLIDFTKDPIVMVTVPLLIILGGLGHLVLLDLATCKKLKKLTLHSKIVLSTTVFLILFGAITFFILETNNTMQHMNIIEKIGTSFFQSITTRTAGFNSVDIGHINNPTALLLMMLMFIGGAPLSAAGGIKVTTFAILVMFVISTIKKHDYVELFNREIPHKLVKLATVTFIVSLSFVFLVTFVITVLNPNVQLIKILFEVVSAFGTVGLTMDYTDKYHGVTELIIIFVMLIGKVGILTVLRAFVTPKDKKYHYAKGHIHL; encoded by the coding sequence ATGAGTAAGATAAATAAACCATTATATTTTTATCTGATGCTATTCATATCAACTACCTTTATAGGAGCGTTATTACTATTTTTACCTTGTACTGGTAAAAAACCTATAGGATTTATTGATGCATTATTTATTGCTTCTAGTGCCTTTACAGTAACAGGGTTATCTCCTACTGATATCGGTACACAATTTAACGTTTTAGGACAAACTGTAATACTCCTACTTATACAAATTGGTGGATTAGGTATTGTGACGGTGACGATGCTCACTCTCATTTTCTTAAATAAGAAAATCTCAATTCGCAACAGATTTTTAATTATGGTGACATGGAGTATTGATGATCCAGGTGGCATTGTAAAACTAATTAAACATTTAGCGATTTACACTTTGATTACCGAGTTTATCAGTTCCCTATGTCTTTGTTTATCATTTATACCTAAATTTGGTATTTCGAAAGGCATATTCGTGAGTGTGTTTACTGCCATTTCAGCATTTAACAATGCAGGATTTGCCTTATTTAAAAATAATTTAATAGATTTTACAAAAGATCCCATTGTTATGGTTACGGTGCCTTTATTGATTATACTAGGCGGATTAGGACATCTTGTGTTACTAGACTTAGCAACTTGTAAAAAATTAAAAAAACTTACTTTGCATTCAAAAATAGTTTTATCTACAACGGTCTTTTTAATTTTATTCGGTGCCATAACATTCTTTATTTTAGAAACAAATAATACGATGCAACATATGAATATTATTGAAAAAATTGGCACTTCATTTTTCCAATCAATAACGACAAGAACCGCAGGCTTTAATAGTGTCGATATTGGCCACATTAATAATCCAACGGCGTTATTATTAATGATGCTCATGTTTATTGGTGGAGCCCCATTAAGTGCGGCAGGTGGTATTAAAGTTACAACTTTTGCAATTCTTGTGATGTTCGTAATTAGTACCATTAAAAAACATGATTACGTTGAGCTATTTAATAGAGAAATACCTCATAAACTTGTAAAACTAGCTACTGTAACGTTTATTGTGTCTTTAAGTTTCGTTTTTTTAGTTACGTTTGTGATAACTGTGCTAAACCCCAATGTTCAACTCATAAAAATACTGTTTGAAGTTGTTTCGGCCTTTGGTACCGTTGGTTTAACGATGGATTACACAGATAAATATCATGGCGTAACAGAACTAATTATTATTTTCGTCATGTTAATTGGTAAGGTTGGTATTTTAACTGTCTTAAGAGCTTTTGTTACACCTAAAGATAAAAAATACCATTACGCTAAAGGTCACATCCATCTCTAA
- a CDS encoding HAD-IIB family hydrolase, with the protein MIYVFDIDGTICFNGKNINSTLIKKIKALEENNEVLFASARPIRDLLPVVKAFESNTLIGGNGSIISINNSIQVVKQIPMKEYRLIKQIITDYNLKFIIDDSFNYSANVDSNNSIFKQLDPDNLAKNVSSEKIINPIKIILVDIASELYPKIKQYLIENGCNLSIHFHEKDNNIDITSKNVNKYITLRNIIGEKPYIAFGNDINDFELLKYADQAFYVSDNEKASVPQKFKIIPARVEALLKTLEGKIN; encoded by the coding sequence TTGATATATGTTTTTGATATAGATGGAACTATTTGTTTTAATGGCAAAAATATAAACTCAACATTAATTAAGAAAATAAAAGCGTTGGAAGAAAACAACGAAGTATTATTCGCTTCTGCAAGACCTATAAGAGACTTACTTCCAGTTGTAAAAGCATTTGAAAGCAATACATTGATTGGGGGAAATGGCTCAATAATATCAATCAACAACAGCATACAAGTGGTTAAACAAATACCCATGAAAGAATATAGGTTAATTAAACAAATTATTACTGATTATAATTTGAAATTTATAATAGATGATTCTTTTAATTACTCGGCAAACGTTGATTCAAACAATTCAATTTTCAAACAGTTAGATCCAGATAACTTAGCAAAAAATGTAAGTAGTGAAAAAATTATTAATCCAATAAAAATTATTTTAGTAGATATTGCTAGTGAACTTTATCCTAAAATTAAACAATATTTAATTGAAAATGGGTGCAATCTTTCTATTCACTTTCACGAGAAAGATAACAATATTGATATAACCTCAAAAAATGTAAATAAATATATTACACTAAGAAACATTATAGGAGAAAAGCCATATATTGCTTTTGGCAATGATATAAATGATTTTGAGTTACTAAAATATGCAGATCAGGCATTTTATGTTAGCGATAATGAAAAAGCAAGCGTTCCTCAGAAGTTTAAAATAATACCAGCTCGTGTTGAAGCGCTTTTAAAAACATTAGAAGGTAAAATTAATTAA
- a CDS encoding CitMHS family transporter has translation MYLAILGFIMIAVFMILIMTRKMSALIALIVIPTIFALIGGFYAGIGKFMLDGIGTVAPTGIMLTFAILYFGVMIDAGLFEPVIKLIIKVVKGDPVKIAIGTVLLASMVALDGDGTTTFIITVTAMMPLYKKIGMSYYILSTLALLSIGVMNMLPWGGPTARAISSLHLQTEDVFIPIIPAMIAGIIFALAVAVILGNRSKKYIHSATDIDTDDIQMTESKEDSLLKRPIMIIPNAILTISLIVCLLIELLPIPVLFMVWFGVALLINYPNLSIQNSVVKKHAGDVLAVISLVFASGIFTGIMDGTKMVDEMAHTLVQIIPEALGSHFAVITAILSGPFTYFMANDPFYYGVLPILAESAHQFGISKVAMARASVLGQPLHVLSPLYAAGYLLVGMLDIEYGRNQRIVIKWAIGSSLFMIFVAIILGIIPW, from the coding sequence ATGTATTTAGCAATTTTAGGCTTTATTATGATTGCAGTTTTTATGATTTTAATTATGACACGAAAAATGTCAGCTTTAATAGCATTAATAGTAATTCCAACAATCTTTGCGTTAATCGGTGGTTTTTATGCTGGTATAGGTAAATTCATGTTAGATGGTATTGGAACTGTGGCACCTACGGGTATTATGTTAACGTTCGCCATTCTATACTTTGGTGTAATGATCGACGCTGGTCTGTTTGAACCTGTTATTAAATTAATTATTAAAGTAGTCAAAGGTGATCCAGTCAAAATAGCAATAGGAACTGTGCTTTTAGCTTCAATGGTGGCATTAGACGGTGATGGTACGACTACGTTTATTATCACGGTCACAGCCATGATGCCACTTTATAAAAAAATAGGTATGAGCTACTACATATTATCAACACTTGCTTTATTATCCATAGGTGTAATGAATATGCTTCCATGGGGTGGGCCGACAGCACGTGCAATATCTTCTTTGCACTTACAAACTGAAGATGTTTTTATTCCAATTATTCCAGCTATGATTGCAGGTATCATTTTTGCGCTAGCTGTTGCAGTAATACTAGGAAATCGTTCTAAAAAATATATACACTCTGCGACAGATATCGATACTGATGATATACAAATGACCGAATCTAAAGAAGATTCATTATTAAAACGACCAATAATGATTATACCAAATGCAATATTAACCATTTCATTAATAGTATGTTTACTTATTGAATTATTACCTATTCCAGTCTTATTTATGGTTTGGTTCGGTGTAGCACTCTTAATTAACTATCCAAATTTGAGCATCCAAAATTCAGTAGTTAAAAAACATGCTGGTGATGTATTAGCAGTTATCAGTTTAGTATTCGCCTCTGGTATTTTCACAGGTATCATGGATGGTACGAAAATGGTAGACGAAATGGCACATACATTGGTGCAAATCATCCCAGAAGCATTGGGCAGTCATTTTGCTGTCATAACCGCAATTTTAAGTGGACCTTTCACCTACTTCATGGCGAATGATCCTTTTTATTACGGCGTACTACCCATTCTAGCCGAATCTGCACACCAGTTTGGCATATCTAAAGTAGCAATGGCTCGTGCTTCTGTATTAGGACAACCATTACACGTATTAAGTCCACTATATGCAGCTGGTTATCTTTTAGTCGGCATGCTAGACATCGAGTATGGTCGTAACCAACGTATCGTAATTAAATGGGCAATAGGATCCAGTCTATTTATGATATTTGTTGCAATAATACTAGGCATCATTCCGTGGTAA
- a CDS encoding GlsB/YeaQ/YmgE family stress response membrane protein, with translation MGFIIMIIVGGLIGWLAGAILGKDIPGGIIGNIIAGLIGSALGSKILGTWGPVLGGVPIIPALIGAIILILVLSFILKAIKK, from the coding sequence ATGGGCTTTATAATTATGATTATAGTCGGAGGATTAATCGGCTGGTTAGCTGGTGCAATCCTTGGTAAAGACATCCCAGGTGGAATCATCGGTAACATCATTGCTGGTTTAATTGGTTCTGCTTTAGGTAGTAAAATATTAGGAACTTGGGGACCAGTTTTAGGTGGCGTTCCTATTATCCCAGCATTAATCGGTGCAATTATTTTAATATTAGTACTATCATTTATACTAAAAGCAATAAAAAAATAA
- a CDS encoding ABC transporter substrate-binding protein: protein MKKFIFLILSLLLITAACGNKDSQDKDSKDKKTYKTTDGKKIEIPKNPKRVVLLTANYGNLKKLGVKPVAITSAFPNSKYIGNDKIKKVDPENVEEVTKLKPDLIITYKENKNNKKFSKIAPTVPIKVQNFDYKQTHIEYGKLVNKEQKAKKQAAEVSKKLAQDGKEIKKHIGKDATFSIMDIQQKDIYQFGSRFGRGSDTLYDGFKVKEDPEAKKAMPKEKFMKVPKEKFNEYSGDYLMIPTADGKKPNTDFTKTSIWKNNKAVKNNKVIYYPADEAIYGDLITVEKQGEQFKKAILEKQDK from the coding sequence ATGAAAAAATTTATATTCCTTATTTTAAGTTTACTGCTAATTACTGCAGCATGTGGTAACAAAGATAGTCAAGATAAGGATTCCAAGGACAAGAAAACGTATAAGACGACAGATGGTAAAAAAATAGAAATTCCAAAAAACCCTAAAAGGGTGGTCTTACTAACTGCCAATTATGGTAATTTGAAAAAATTAGGCGTTAAACCAGTGGCAATAACGAGTGCTTTTCCTAATTCCAAATATATTGGTAATGACAAAATAAAAAAAGTAGATCCAGAAAATGTTGAAGAAGTTACTAAATTAAAACCAGATTTAATCATTACATATAAAGAGAATAAGAATAATAAAAAATTCTCTAAAATTGCACCAACAGTACCAATAAAAGTACAAAACTTTGATTATAAACAAACACATATAGAATACGGAAAATTAGTAAATAAAGAGCAAAAGGCTAAAAAACAAGCGGCTGAAGTTTCTAAAAAATTAGCACAAGATGGTAAAGAAATTAAAAAACATATTGGTAAAGATGCGACATTCTCAATTATGGATATACAACAAAAAGATATATACCAATTTGGCTCACGTTTTGGTAGGGGTAGTGATACTTTATATGATGGCTTTAAAGTGAAAGAAGATCCTGAAGCTAAAAAGGCTATGCCTAAAGAGAAATTTATGAAAGTGCCAAAAGAGAAGTTTAATGAGTATTCTGGAGATTACTTAATGATACCTACAGCAGATGGTAAAAAGCCAAATACTGACTTTACAAAAACATCAATATGGAAAAATAATAAAGCTGTTAAAAATAATAAAGTCATTTATTATCCAGCTGACGAAGCTATCTATGGAGATTTAATTACTGTAGAGAAGCAGGGAGAACAATTTAAAAAAGCAATATTAGAAAAACAAGATAAATAA
- a CDS encoding arsenic resistance protein, whose product MHKLKHKMETNQAYIYFFAVMIGIILGLSSTAIATFFKALTTPAIIILMISMFCQLPLNNLKSQFTNLKFIIVLLLSNFIFIPFLVWILITIFNIQSGPIQLGLYLVLLMPCIDYVIVFTSLGKGNATMLLICTPLLLIVQIVLLPVYFTIFLTHSVTNYIDLTTFLFAFIFFILIPVVIALILQKFSQSNKGLNNINHAISWLPVPMMALVLIAVIASQISFVTKDLTVIYRIIPIYICFAIVAPIIGNLCAKLFKLDVELRRSIAFSATTRNSLVVLPLALTLPQNLALTVTSIIVTQTIIELIFEVIYIQVIPKLIK is encoded by the coding sequence ATGCACAAATTGAAACACAAGATGGAAACAAATCAAGCATACATATATTTCTTCGCGGTGATGATTGGTATTATATTGGGCCTATCTTCTACGGCTATTGCTACATTTTTCAAAGCATTAACCACACCTGCTATCATAATTTTAATGATTAGTATGTTCTGCCAACTGCCATTAAATAATTTAAAAAGCCAATTTACCAATTTGAAATTTATAATAGTCTTATTATTATCAAACTTTATATTCATTCCCTTTTTAGTTTGGATACTTATAACAATTTTTAATATACAATCAGGTCCCATACAGTTAGGGCTTTATTTAGTTTTACTTATGCCTTGTATTGATTACGTCATTGTTTTCACTAGCTTAGGTAAAGGCAATGCCACGATGTTGTTAATATGTACACCTTTACTATTAATAGTTCAAATCGTATTACTGCCAGTTTATTTCACTATTTTTCTCACACATAGTGTAACTAACTATATCGACTTAACAACATTTTTATTTGCCTTTATATTTTTCATTTTAATACCTGTTGTCATTGCATTGATACTCCAAAAATTCAGCCAGAGCAACAAAGGGTTAAATAATATAAATCATGCAATAAGTTGGCTTCCTGTCCCGATGATGGCATTGGTACTCATAGCGGTTATTGCTTCTCAAATTTCATTTGTAACCAAAGATCTTACAGTTATCTATCGAATTATTCCAATTTATATTTGTTTTGCTATTGTCGCACCCATTATTGGCAACCTATGTGCCAAACTATTTAAATTGGATGTTGAGTTACGACGTAGCATAGCCTTTAGTGCCACGACGAGAAACTCACTTGTTGTGTTGCCACTCGCCTTAACATTACCTCAAAATCTAGCTCTTACTGTAACTTCAATTATCGTTACGCAAACTATCATCGAATTGATATTTGAAGTAATTTATATTCAAGTTATACCTAAACTTATAAAATAA
- a CDS encoding CDP-glycerol glycerophosphotransferase family protein — protein MKIYVQENQFFIENLQVPEITLSNNESKKIFSLEQNRFVIKFEDLQGVLTEKNAPLTFTTNTNEDLIVPDDTHSFEKTFIKKGKITYFIYLTKDNKLCVILDKRPSLLNFHNKNAVYNKATVKDNKLILNFKFTCSIYQPTTIVGKIKVRNKNAEITTNGEIVEIHKNNNDYSVTANLIFDIQELETLFMEQVPFYTYNSDVYDISFNYRIAEMQISKYYVRLKFPLENKYNVDDEQWLALDDHFMLHCRPYPTLYGNLSMRLTPIPKETYNDYITNELVKLNNNGKLNIVCLEYPEKAQENGLIYFKWLVKNLAKDFNIYYMVSPDSKDLDNLTGYENHVIFYKSRENLALVNEVNVICHSHSAEYLLPILTNKTERYIKQKNRVFLQHGIIGSKDVSGVYGRKPNDSITDLFVVSSEREKEVIYQNYGFDKNEIIITGLPRFDDVIKERRNIVKKIKNRHKILIMPTWRKGLNTYTDEKFMETAYYKEFQQLINNDEIKTLVKEKGYQIALYLHRNFQGFKHLFTSENVEVLSDQEHTVKDLLAEYQVLVTDYSSVGLDFALMHKKVIYYRPENILGEDFISESTDLLPGNVVNNQQQLIYHFKNTAMIKKYKNNLDKLYKYADRKACARIAENMISHFKLFDQ, from the coding sequence TTGAAAATATATGTACAAGAAAATCAATTTTTTATTGAAAACCTACAAGTGCCAGAAATTACATTAAGCAATAACGAAAGTAAAAAAATATTCTCACTTGAACAAAATCGGTTTGTCATTAAATTTGAAGATTTACAGGGAGTTTTAACTGAAAAAAATGCACCATTAACTTTTACAACTAATACAAACGAGGACTTAATCGTTCCTGACGACACACATAGTTTTGAGAAGACTTTTATTAAAAAAGGAAAAATAACATATTTTATATATTTAACTAAAGATAATAAATTATGCGTCATATTAGATAAACGACCGAGCTTGTTAAACTTTCATAATAAGAATGCTGTATATAATAAAGCTACTGTAAAAGATAATAAATTAATTCTAAATTTTAAGTTTACTTGTAGTATTTATCAACCAACTACAATTGTTGGAAAAATAAAAGTCAGAAATAAAAATGCTGAAATTACTACAAATGGTGAGATAGTAGAAATACATAAAAATAATAATGATTATAGTGTTACAGCAAATTTAATTTTTGATATTCAAGAGTTAGAAACGTTATTTATGGAACAAGTACCATTCTACACGTATAACTCAGATGTATATGATATTAGTTTTAATTATCGAATTGCTGAAATGCAGATTTCTAAATATTACGTAAGGTTAAAGTTTCCTTTAGAAAACAAGTACAATGTAGATGATGAACAATGGCTAGCTTTAGATGATCATTTTATGTTGCATTGCAGACCCTATCCAACGTTATATGGCAACCTTTCGATGCGTCTTACTCCAATTCCTAAAGAAACATATAATGACTATATTACTAATGAACTGGTCAAGCTAAATAATAATGGTAAGCTAAATATCGTGTGTCTAGAATATCCTGAAAAAGCGCAAGAAAATGGTTTGATTTATTTTAAATGGTTGGTAAAAAATTTAGCAAAGGATTTTAACATTTATTATATGGTTAGTCCTGATAGTAAAGATTTAGATAATTTAACAGGGTACGAAAATCATGTTATTTTTTACAAATCAAGAGAAAACTTAGCACTTGTAAATGAAGTGAATGTTATTTGTCATTCACATTCTGCAGAATACTTATTACCTATACTTACAAACAAAACGGAACGATATATCAAGCAAAAAAATAGAGTGTTTTTACAACATGGTATTATTGGTTCTAAAGACGTAAGTGGGGTATATGGTAGAAAGCCGAATGATTCGATAACAGATTTATTTGTCGTTTCTTCAGAGAGAGAAAAGGAAGTAATTTATCAAAATTATGGTTTTGATAAAAATGAAATTATTATCACAGGATTACCAAGATTTGATGATGTTATAAAAGAGCGGAGAAATATTGTTAAGAAAATAAAAAATCGACATAAAATTTTAATTATGCCCACTTGGCGAAAGGGTTTGAATACGTACACGGATGAAAAATTTATGGAAACAGCGTATTATAAAGAATTTCAGCAGTTAATTAATAATGATGAAATCAAAACTTTAGTAAAAGAAAAAGGTTATCAAATAGCTTTATATTTACATAGGAATTTCCAAGGATTTAAACATCTTTTCACTTCAGAAAATGTTGAAGTTTTGTCGGACCAAGAACATACCGTTAAAGATTTATTGGCTGAATATCAAGTTTTGGTTACTGACTATTCAAGTGTAGGTTTAGACTTTGCATTGATGCATAAGAAAGTTATTTATTATAGACCTGAGAATATTTTAGGAGAAGATTTTATTTCAGAGTCCACGGACTTATTACCAGGAAATGTAGTAAATAATCAACAACAATTAATTTATCATTTTAAAAACACGGCAATGATTAAAAAGTATAAAAATAATCTAGATAAGTTATATAAATATGCAGATAGAAAAGCGTGTGCCAGAATAGCTGAAAATATGATTAGTCATTTTAAATTATTTGATCAGTAA
- a CDS encoding GNAT family N-acetyltransferase, which yields MYFKKAQLKDIELIYDLMIQSFTEYETDEIPPNALKEREEDVLEGFKRNEESAFIAYESNKPLGMVRFQVEDNILYFFRLSVLPKYRNKGIGKSIITYLESFARENGISEIICKVRQNVTKNLKLYSSLGFHIYDEYFIIKSNNKKLEMVKMKKYI from the coding sequence ATGTACTTTAAAAAGGCTCAACTAAAAGATATTGAGTTAATTTATGATTTAATGATTCAATCTTTTACAGAATATGAGACAGACGAGATACCTCCTAACGCACTAAAAGAAAGGGAAGAAGACGTTTTAGAAGGATTTAAACGAAACGAAGAAAGTGCATTTATCGCTTATGAATCAAATAAGCCTTTGGGAATGGTTCGTTTTCAAGTCGAAGATAATATATTATATTTTTTTAGATTATCAGTCTTGCCTAAATATAGAAATAAAGGTATTGGTAAAAGTATCATTACTTATTTAGAAAGTTTCGCTAGAGAAAATGGAATATCTGAAATCATTTGCAAAGTGCGTCAGAATGTTACAAAAAACTTAAAACTTTATAGTTCATTAGGATTTCACATATATGATGAATATTTTATTATTAAATCGAATAACAAAAAATTAGAAATGGTAAAAATGAAGAAATATATATAA
- a CDS encoding YozE family protein has product MTFYDFVITFIEDDTPLGNLAHNVSSDKNFPKNETCHSTLRKYFHSHYLDHEMLESANRALSLYRVNYN; this is encoded by the coding sequence ATGACATTTTATGATTTTGTAATAACATTTATAGAAGATGATACACCACTTGGTAATTTAGCGCATAATGTGAGCAGTGATAAGAATTTTCCCAAAAATGAAACATGCCATTCTACGCTACGTAAATACTTCCATAGTCATTATTTAGATCATGAGATGTTAGAATCTGCCAATAGAGCGCTCAGTTTATATCGTGTTAACTATAATTAA
- the tsaT gene encoding type II toxin-antitoxin system toxin TsaT, with the protein MSLHFLIVFWLSFIFLVAGVITFILFKRKKPSEGKDSLLGVTVMLLIFGIVGILFSLIFS; encoded by the coding sequence ATGAGTTTACATTTCTTAATAGTATTTTGGCTATCTTTCATATTTTTAGTAGCAGGTGTCATCACCTTTATTCTTTTTAAACGAAAAAAACCTTCTGAAGGTAAAGATTCATTACTTGGTGTTACAGTAATGCTTCTCATTTTTGGCATAGTTGGTATATTGTTCAGCCTAATATTTAGTTAA
- a CDS encoding TM2 domain-containing protein, with translation MNEVNKVLYIVLAIFLGSFGVHKFYARKPVVGLIFLVFCWTAIPHILAIIGAIITLFKPADENGNVLV, from the coding sequence ATGAATGAAGTAAATAAAGTTTTATATATCGTATTGGCTATATTTTTAGGTAGCTTTGGAGTTCATAAATTTTACGCACGTAAACCAGTTGTAGGTTTGATTTTCTTAGTATTTTGTTGGACTGCAATACCACACATTTTAGCCATTATTGGAGCAATAATTACATTATTTAAACCTGCTGATGAAAATGGTAATGTGCTCGTTTAA
- a CDS encoding YxeA family protein: MKILYSIIGIIILIFLALLGWKFYAESHTESATVRDLAKFNPLISSEKYYVKTEEPKKVKKLEDNFYNYTYKSKAYNKEGKSKIIKYTATKKLKKDHYLALEYKVGEVRNYKEVSSSKIPKKALHKLK; this comes from the coding sequence ATGAAAATTTTGTATAGTATCATTGGAATCATTATATTGATTTTCTTAGCTTTATTAGGATGGAAATTCTATGCTGAATCACATACGGAAAGCGCTACAGTTAGAGATTTAGCTAAATTTAATCCTTTAATTTCTAGCGAAAAATACTATGTAAAAACTGAAGAACCAAAAAAAGTAAAGAAATTAGAAGATAATTTTTATAACTACACATATAAAAGTAAAGCATATAATAAAGAAGGCAAATCAAAAATTATAAAATATACTGCTACCAAGAAATTAAAAAAAGACCATTATCTAGCATTAGAATATAAAGTTGGAGAAGTTAGAAATTACAAAGAAGTTTCCTCATCAAAAATACCTAAAAAAGCACTCCATAAATTAAAATAA